Proteins encoded together in one Pseudoxanthobacter soli DSM 19599 window:
- a CDS encoding LysR family transcriptional regulator yields MRATASAGAVVAPREPVQIDRLLRAGLKLRHLQLLIALDDERKLQQAAASLNISQPAASKMLNDVEKIVGVTLFDRLARGIEPNLYGEALIRRTRTMLAELGHAESEIAALKGGEGGVVSVGAVMAPAIEALVTAIESVRRRLPRLEIFAQVETSDVLSEALLASRLDFVIARIPFFADPAPFDYREVGAEEACLVVRAGHPLASLEAVTPRDLENRDWVLQPRGSLLRRSLEAMMVRNGVAPPDRIVTTGSFLMTMVMAAKTDSIAPMATSVADLMMSAGQFCKLPLTERVMVEPFGLIKAKGRKLSPAAEVLYQAVAAQLMPG; encoded by the coding sequence ATGCGGGCGACCGCTTCCGCCGGTGCCGTCGTGGCCCCTCGCGAACCCGTGCAGATCGATAGGTTGCTGCGAGCAGGGCTGAAGCTTCGCCATCTGCAATTGCTGATCGCGCTCGACGACGAGCGGAAGCTCCAGCAGGCCGCCGCGTCGCTCAACATCTCCCAGCCGGCGGCATCGAAGATGCTGAACGACGTCGAGAAGATCGTGGGCGTCACGCTGTTCGACCGGCTAGCGCGCGGCATCGAGCCCAACCTCTACGGCGAGGCGCTGATTCGTCGCACGCGGACGATGCTGGCCGAACTCGGTCATGCGGAATCCGAGATCGCCGCGCTCAAGGGCGGAGAGGGTGGCGTCGTGTCCGTCGGCGCCGTGATGGCGCCCGCCATCGAGGCGCTGGTGACGGCGATCGAGTCGGTGCGCCGCCGCCTACCGCGGCTTGAGATCTTCGCGCAGGTGGAGACGAGCGACGTTCTTTCCGAGGCCCTGCTCGCCTCCCGGCTCGATTTTGTGATCGCCCGCATTCCGTTCTTCGCCGATCCGGCGCCGTTCGACTACCGCGAGGTCGGGGCAGAGGAGGCGTGCCTCGTCGTGCGGGCCGGTCATCCGCTGGCCTCGCTGGAGGCGGTTACCCCGCGCGACCTGGAGAACCGCGACTGGGTTCTGCAGCCGCGCGGCTCGCTGCTGCGCCGCAGCCTCGAAGCCATGATGGTGCGCAACGGTGTCGCTCCTCCCGACCGTATCGTCACGACCGGCTCGTTCCTGATGACGATGGTGATGGCCGCGAAGACCGATTCCATCGCGCCGATGGCGACCTCGGTCGCGGATCTGATGATGTCGGCGGGACAGTTCTGCAAGCTGCCCTTGACGGAGCGGGTCATGGTCGAACCGTTCGGGCTGATCAAGGCGAAGGGAAGAAAGCTCTCGCCCGCAGCGGAGGTGCTCTATCAGGCCGTCGCGGCGCAATTGATGCCCGGATAG
- a CDS encoding GntR family transcriptional regulator, with product MKQAYPRDGETEGDPGRRRSSRLLRASPRGRAGPVSGDTQEQGFSLDGIAVDPSLPEEDRLYAAIRDGLSAGRLMPGQGIGIRTLAEAFGIGPGAAREAARRLAAEDAVLLTDSRIEVPPLSLDCFEELMQARLLLEPACAVRAMPYVDRGLLGRVHDYDAVARRAAISGDAEIGMMANHRFHFEIYRAAPSHVLVPLVERIWMRFGPFMRAVYGMAGTPEPPLQHAAIIAAIKRRDPEALKASVAEDIRSGLSVFDSAMSARR from the coding sequence ATGAAGCAGGCATATCCCCGGGACGGAGAGACCGAAGGCGATCCTGGACGGAGACGGTCCTCGCGCCTGCTGCGGGCGTCGCCGCGCGGGCGCGCAGGTCCGGTCAGCGGTGACACGCAGGAACAGGGGTTCAGCCTCGACGGCATCGCGGTCGATCCGTCTCTGCCGGAGGAGGACCGCCTCTACGCCGCCATCCGGGACGGTCTGTCGGCCGGGCGCCTGATGCCTGGTCAAGGCATCGGCATTCGCACGCTCGCCGAAGCCTTCGGCATCGGCCCGGGCGCCGCGCGGGAGGCCGCAAGGCGGCTTGCCGCCGAGGACGCGGTCCTGCTGACGGACAGCCGCATCGAGGTGCCTCCGCTGTCGCTGGATTGCTTCGAGGAACTGATGCAGGCCCGGCTGTTGCTGGAACCGGCCTGCGCCGTGCGGGCGATGCCCTATGTCGACCGCGGCCTTCTCGGCCGCGTGCACGATTACGACGCGGTGGCGCGGCGGGCGGCCATCAGCGGCGATGCCGAAATCGGCATGATGGCGAACCATCGGTTCCACTTCGAAATCTACCGGGCCGCGCCCTCCCATGTGCTCGTTCCGCTCGTCGAGCGCATCTGGATGCGCTTCGGACCGTTCATGCGCGCGGTCTACGGCATGGCGGGAACGCCGGAGCCGCCGCTGCAGCATGCCGCCATCATCGCCGCCATCAAGCGCCGCGATCCAGAGGCTCTGAAGGCTTCGGTGGCGGAGGACATACGGTCCGGGCTGTCGGTCTTCGACAGCGCGATGTCGGCACGACGCTGA
- a CDS encoding transaminase, whose amino-acid sequence MSSQPDSSASSFRAFESAAAALYAREAAVYAERRPRSSAACRDHGAGFVSNVPLHWMLDWPMPFPMVVAEAQGVHIADIDGNRLTDFCLGDTGAMFGHAPPPVVRALAGLATRGFTFMLPSADAFAAGDLLAARFGLPHWQVATTASDANRFAIRAARAVTRRPKVLVFDGCYHGTVEDTLVDLVDGRTIARRSLIGQVADLSQTTVAIPFNDVDALRQALAAGDVACIIAEPVMTNCSMILPEPGFHEALRALTRAAGTLLLIDETHTLSTGPGGYTRVHGLEPDLMVMGKPIAGGVPAAVWGMTAAVAEAFAAARDRDEHGHSGIGTTLSGSALQLACLRACLEEVMTEEAYAAMLDRAAEIEAGLASVIRSFGLPWHVARVGARLEVVFRSAPLRNAAEARAAAMPETERALHMMLLNRGFLLTPFHNMVLVGPGVTNAEAAAFVAAFADAVAELSSSAEAIQ is encoded by the coding sequence ATGTCTTCCCAACCCGATTCTTCCGCTTCGAGTTTCCGTGCCTTCGAAAGCGCCGCGGCGGCGCTCTATGCCAGGGAGGCCGCGGTCTATGCCGAGCGGAGGCCCCGGTCCTCGGCGGCGTGCCGCGACCACGGCGCCGGTTTCGTCTCCAACGTGCCGCTGCACTGGATGCTGGACTGGCCGATGCCGTTTCCCATGGTGGTGGCCGAGGCGCAGGGCGTTCATATCGCCGACATCGACGGCAACCGGCTGACGGATTTCTGCCTCGGTGACACCGGCGCCATGTTCGGCCACGCTCCGCCGCCTGTCGTGCGGGCGCTCGCCGGGCTTGCGACGCGGGGCTTCACCTTCATGCTGCCGTCGGCCGATGCCTTCGCCGCCGGCGACCTGCTGGCCGCGCGCTTCGGGCTGCCGCATTGGCAGGTGGCGACCACGGCGAGCGATGCCAACCGGTTCGCCATTCGCGCCGCGCGCGCCGTGACGCGCCGCCCCAAGGTCCTGGTTTTCGACGGCTGCTATCACGGCACCGTCGAGGACACCCTGGTCGATCTCGTCGACGGCCGCACGATCGCGCGCCGCAGCCTGATCGGCCAGGTCGCGGACCTGTCGCAGACGACGGTCGCGATCCCGTTCAACGATGTCGACGCGCTGCGGCAGGCGCTTGCTGCCGGAGACGTCGCCTGCATCATCGCCGAGCCGGTGATGACGAACTGCAGCATGATCCTGCCGGAACCCGGCTTCCACGAGGCGCTGCGCGCGCTGACCCGTGCCGCCGGAACGCTGCTGCTGATCGACGAGACCCACACCCTGTCCACGGGGCCGGGAGGCTACACGCGCGTTCACGGGCTGGAACCCGACCTGATGGTGATGGGCAAGCCGATCGCCGGTGGTGTTCCGGCGGCGGTCTGGGGCATGACGGCAGCGGTCGCCGAGGCGTTCGCGGCGGCGCGCGATCGCGACGAGCATGGCCACTCCGGCATCGGCACCACGCTTTCGGGGAGCGCTCTGCAACTCGCCTGTCTGAGGGCCTGCCTTGAAGAGGTCATGACCGAGGAGGCCTATGCCGCGATGCTCGATCGCGCCGCCGAGATCGAGGCGGGGCTGGCGTCCGTCATCCGCTCGTTCGGACTGCCGTGGCACGTCGCCCGGGTCGGTGCGCGGCTCGAGGTCGTGTTCCGGTCGGCGCCGCTGCGCAATGCCGCCGAGGCGCGTGCCGCGGCGATGCCGGAGACCGAGCGGGCGCTGCACATGATGCTGCTCAACCGCGGCTTCCTGCTGACCCCGTTCCACAACATGGTGCTCGTCGGCCCCGGCGTGACGAACGCGGAGGCGGCAGCGTTCGTCGCCGCGTTCGCGGATGCGGTGGCGGAGCTTTCTTCGTCCGCGGAGGCGATCCAATGA
- a CDS encoding glutamine synthetase family protein, which translates to MNIQAPDAEAVRPRGAAPVEEAQEFLDAHPEIVAIDLVLVDANGIGRGKIVRRHELMAIYRNGRHLPGSILGLDVTGEDVEETGLVWSDGDADRRAWPVPGSLVAMPWTSPPRAQVQLTLHELDGSPMMADPRHVLAWQDERLRRQGRRPVLAFELEFYLLDREPCADGTPRPARLPVTGERPETIQVYGVQELDRLEPFIDAVYRAAEAQRLPVETMISEYAPGQYELTLRHRDDALRAADDLAMLKRLLRGLAARHGMIASFMAKPFADRAGSGMHLHASLADETGANLFADREGQVVPLLAHAVAGLLDTMADGMLVFAPHQNSWRRFSAGSYSPIAPNWGTNNRSVAVRLPAGPAPTRHLEQRVAGVDANPYLVGAAILAGIRQGIERALDPGEPVSGNGYATAKTSEIPSSWHAAIGRAAGSAFLRDEALGPVMHDVFLALKRAEYARFARDISPFEYRTYLETV; encoded by the coding sequence ATGAACATCCAGGCCCCCGATGCCGAGGCCGTCCGCCCTCGCGGCGCGGCGCCCGTGGAGGAAGCGCAGGAATTCCTCGACGCTCATCCGGAAATCGTGGCGATCGATCTCGTCCTCGTCGACGCCAACGGCATCGGGCGGGGCAAGATCGTGCGCCGCCACGAGCTGATGGCGATCTACCGCAACGGCCGCCACCTGCCGGGTTCGATCCTCGGCCTCGACGTGACCGGCGAGGACGTGGAGGAAACCGGCCTCGTCTGGTCGGACGGCGATGCGGACCGCCGCGCGTGGCCGGTTCCGGGGTCGCTCGTCGCCATGCCGTGGACATCGCCGCCGCGGGCACAGGTGCAACTCACGCTCCATGAACTCGACGGCTCCCCGATGATGGCCGATCCGCGCCATGTGCTGGCGTGGCAGGACGAGCGCCTGAGGCGCCAGGGGCGCCGGCCGGTGCTCGCCTTCGAGCTTGAGTTCTATCTGCTCGACCGGGAGCCGTGCGCCGACGGAACGCCGAGGCCGGCACGGCTGCCGGTGACGGGCGAGCGACCCGAGACGATCCAGGTCTATGGCGTGCAGGAGCTCGACAGGCTCGAGCCGTTCATCGACGCGGTCTACCGTGCCGCGGAGGCCCAGCGGCTGCCGGTGGAGACCATGATCTCCGAATATGCGCCCGGCCAGTACGAGCTGACCCTGCGCCACCGCGACGACGCGCTGCGCGCCGCCGACGACCTCGCGATGCTGAAGCGGCTGCTGCGCGGCCTCGCCGCCCGCCACGGCATGATCGCGAGCTTCATGGCGAAGCCCTTCGCCGACCGGGCCGGTTCCGGCATGCACCTCCATGCGAGCCTCGCCGACGAGACCGGCGCCAATCTGTTCGCCGATCGCGAGGGACAGGTGGTGCCGCTCCTCGCACACGCGGTCGCGGGCCTCCTCGACACCATGGCCGATGGAATGTTGGTGTTCGCACCTCATCAGAATTCCTGGCGTCGTTTCTCCGCCGGGAGCTACTCGCCGATCGCCCCGAACTGGGGCACCAACAACCGCAGCGTCGCCGTCCGACTGCCGGCGGGGCCGGCGCCGACCCGTCACCTCGAACAGCGCGTCGCGGGTGTGGATGCCAATCCGTACCTCGTGGGGGCGGCGATTCTGGCCGGCATCCGACAGGGCATCGAGCGCGCCCTCGATCCCGGCGAGCCGGTGTCGGGGAATGGATATGCCACTGCAAAGACAAGCGAAATTCCGTCGAGCTGGCACGCTGCCATCGGGCGCGCGGCCGGTTCCGCCTTCCTGAGGGACGAGGCGCTCGGGCCCGTGATGCACGACGTCTTCCTGGCGTTGAAGCGTGCGGAATATGCCCGGTTCGCGCGGGATATCTCGCCGTTCGAATATCGCACCTATCTCGAAACCGTGTGA
- a CDS encoding LacI family DNA-binding transcriptional regulator, translating into MGKMTLEDVAREAGVSLATVDRVVNGRAGVHARTIERVQTAIKQLDFRPDRHASRLARGRDYDFRIILPTGENDFMKILEAEFRATGERMVRERVRLDISQVDVFDGAALARALENLPSGVDGVALVALDHPAVAEAVNALTDSGVTVLTLVSDLPATRRARFVGIDNFAAGRTAASLVGRLAGRRSGKVGLIAGSMSLRDHIERHYGFEQVMALEYPNLEVLPVREGRDENARAEAAARALLADHPDLVAIYNVGGGQLGVVNALEESGRSQEVVFVAHELTALARRQLVRGTIDAIINQDAGHMARSAARILLALREGDPIIAAQERIRIEIFLRDNVP; encoded by the coding sequence ATGGGCAAAATGACACTGGAAGATGTCGCCCGAGAAGCCGGTGTAAGCCTTGCGACCGTGGACCGGGTGGTGAACGGGCGCGCCGGCGTACATGCGCGCACCATCGAGCGGGTTCAGACAGCGATAAAGCAGCTCGACTTCCGGCCGGACCGGCATGCCTCGCGGCTTGCCCGGGGACGCGATTACGATTTTCGCATCATCCTGCCGACGGGCGAGAACGACTTCATGAAGATCCTGGAGGCCGAGTTCCGCGCCACGGGGGAGCGCATGGTGCGCGAGCGCGTTCGGCTGGACATTTCCCAGGTCGACGTGTTCGACGGCGCCGCGCTGGCCCGCGCGCTGGAGAACCTTCCTTCCGGCGTCGATGGCGTGGCGCTGGTGGCGCTCGACCATCCGGCGGTGGCGGAGGCGGTGAACGCGCTCACCGATTCCGGCGTGACGGTGCTGACGCTCGTTTCGGATCTGCCGGCCACGCGGCGGGCAAGGTTCGTCGGCATTGACAATTTCGCCGCGGGCCGCACGGCGGCGTCCCTCGTCGGCCGACTGGCAGGCCGGCGTTCTGGAAAAGTGGGACTTATCGCCGGCTCGATGTCGCTGCGCGACCATATCGAGCGCCACTACGGCTTCGAGCAGGTCATGGCGCTCGAATATCCGAACCTCGAAGTGCTGCCGGTGCGCGAGGGGCGCGACGAGAACGCGCGTGCCGAGGCCGCCGCGAGGGCGCTTCTCGCCGATCATCCCGATCTCGTCGCGATCTACAATGTCGGCGGCGGCCAGCTCGGCGTGGTCAACGCGCTGGAGGAAAGCGGGCGGTCCCAGGAGGTCGTGTTCGTCGCGCACGAACTGACCGCGCTGGCGCGGCGCCAGCTCGTGCGCGGCACCATCGACGCCATCATCAATCAGGACGCCGGCCACATGGCGCGCAGCGCCGCGCGGATCCTGCTGGCGTTGCGGGAAGGCGATCCCATCATCGCCGCCCAGGAGCGGATCCGCATCGAGATCTTCCTGCGCGACAACGTGCCTTGA
- a CDS encoding sugar ABC transporter ATP-binding protein — MLQARGISKSFGPVEVLSGIDLSLEAGTVHAVIGENGAGKSTLMKVLSGHLAPTEGTIAMDGKPVPLNGPVDAERHGIVLVHQEILLAPHLTVAQNIFMGRELRRGLVLDDRRMNALAAEAVHNLGADIAPTTVVSRLSIAQRQLVQIARALQVPHRVVIFDEPTASLTPVETEALIAVILDLKAKGVAVLYISHRLPEVAAIADEVTVLRDGKRIATRPADGISPEEMARLMVGRDMANLYPHRPDEDASAPAVLAVRNLTVPGWASDATFELRQGEILGFAGLIGAGRTELMEGLVGLRPTHGEIQVDGKPVHFADARDSMKAGIVYLSEDRKGKGLLLGQRLGVNLTLAALDRFRKGFLIDRSKEESGLTQAIKAFDIRAKRREMLAGQLSGGNQQKLLLAKMMLLEPRIVIIDEPTRGIDIGTKQQIYRFIADLAAGGKAVIVVSSEMQELIGLCHRIVVMRGGRIVGEVSGEAMTEDEIVVYATGVRTQDNPTAEARA, encoded by the coding sequence GTGCTCCAGGCGCGCGGCATCTCCAAGTCCTTCGGCCCGGTCGAGGTCTTGAGCGGCATCGACCTGTCGCTCGAGGCCGGCACCGTTCATGCGGTGATCGGTGAGAACGGCGCCGGCAAGTCGACGCTGATGAAGGTCCTTTCCGGCCATCTCGCGCCGACCGAGGGGACCATCGCAATGGACGGAAAGCCGGTCCCGCTCAACGGTCCGGTGGACGCGGAGCGCCACGGCATCGTTCTGGTGCATCAGGAGATATTGCTCGCGCCACATCTGACGGTCGCGCAGAACATCTTCATGGGCCGCGAGCTGCGCCGGGGGCTCGTGCTCGACGACCGGCGCATGAACGCGCTCGCAGCCGAGGCGGTCCACAATCTCGGCGCCGACATCGCGCCGACGACGGTGGTCTCGCGGCTGTCGATCGCCCAGCGCCAGCTCGTGCAGATCGCCCGCGCGTTGCAGGTGCCCCATCGCGTCGTGATCTTCGACGAGCCGACGGCCTCCCTTACGCCGGTCGAGACCGAGGCGCTGATCGCCGTCATCCTCGACCTGAAGGCCAAAGGCGTGGCGGTGCTCTATATCTCGCACCGCCTCCCCGAGGTCGCGGCCATCGCCGACGAGGTCACGGTCCTCAGGGACGGCAAGCGCATCGCGACACGCCCGGCCGACGGCATCTCGCCGGAAGAGATGGCGCGCCTGATGGTCGGCCGCGACATGGCGAACCTTTATCCGCACCGCCCGGACGAGGATGCCTCTGCGCCGGCCGTGCTCGCGGTGCGGAACCTGACCGTGCCGGGCTGGGCATCCGACGCGACGTTCGAACTGCGGCAGGGCGAGATCCTCGGCTTCGCCGGACTGATCGGTGCCGGCAGGACCGAGTTGATGGAGGGCCTCGTCGGCCTGCGGCCGACACATGGCGAAATCCAGGTCGACGGCAAGCCGGTCCATTTCGCGGATGCCCGCGATAGCATGAAGGCCGGCATCGTCTATCTCAGCGAGGACCGCAAGGGGAAAGGGCTGCTGCTCGGCCAGCGGCTCGGCGTCAACCTCACGCTTGCCGCGCTCGACCGCTTCCGGAAGGGCTTCCTGATCGACCGGTCGAAGGAAGAATCCGGCCTCACTCAGGCGATCAAGGCCTTCGACATCCGCGCGAAGCGACGCGAGATGCTGGCCGGCCAGCTTTCCGGCGGCAACCAGCAGAAATTGCTGCTCGCCAAGATGATGCTGCTGGAGCCGCGGATCGTGATCATCGACGAGCCGACGCGCGGCATCGACATCGGCACCAAGCAGCAGATCTACCGCTTCATCGCCGACCTGGCCGCGGGCGGAAAAGCCGTGATCGTGGTCTCGTCTGAGATGCAGGAACTGATCGGTCTCTGCCACCGCATCGTGGTGATGCGCGGTGGCCGGATCGTGGGAGAGGTCTCCGGCGAGGCGATGACCGAGGACGAGATCGTCGTCTACGCCACCGGCGTCAGGACGCAGGACAACCCAACAGCCGAGGCCCGAGCATGA
- a CDS encoding ABC transporter permease, producing the protein MSDVATSKPWRKWADLDLRAVAPFAALAVLMVLGTLVNPSFLGIENLTNVLTRSAFIAIIAVGATFVIASGGLDLSVGSMSALVAGTMILFMNAGFVDGGIGAIATAMAFALVVGAVCGLANGLTITIGRIEPFIVTLGTMGIYRALTIYLAEGGSIAMKSQELRALYRPVYFGSVFGIPIPVLVIVAVGIVGAFLLYRTAFGRHVVAVGSNEDVARYSGIPVNRVRTLTYVIQGICVAIAVLVYVPRLGAATPTTGLLWELQAITAVVIGGTALKGGVGRIWGTICGAVILEVVGNIMVLSDLVSEYLIGAVQGAIIIIAMLVQRSLSRRP; encoded by the coding sequence ATGAGCGACGTCGCCACTTCCAAGCCCTGGCGGAAATGGGCCGATCTCGATCTGCGCGCCGTCGCCCCGTTTGCCGCACTCGCGGTGCTGATGGTGCTCGGCACGCTGGTGAACCCGAGCTTTCTCGGCATCGAGAACCTGACGAACGTGCTGACGCGGTCGGCCTTCATCGCCATCATCGCCGTCGGGGCGACCTTCGTGATCGCGTCCGGCGGACTGGACCTTTCGGTCGGATCGATGTCGGCGCTGGTCGCCGGCACCATGATCCTGTTCATGAACGCGGGCTTCGTCGACGGCGGCATCGGTGCGATTGCCACGGCGATGGCATTCGCGCTGGTCGTCGGCGCGGTCTGCGGGCTGGCGAACGGGCTGACGATCACCATCGGACGTATCGAGCCGTTCATCGTCACGCTCGGCACGATGGGCATCTACCGTGCGCTCACGATCTATCTCGCCGAGGGCGGTTCCATCGCGATGAAGTCGCAGGAACTGCGCGCGCTGTATCGCCCGGTCTATTTCGGATCGGTGTTCGGAATTCCGATCCCGGTGCTGGTGATCGTTGCGGTGGGAATCGTCGGGGCTTTCCTGCTCTATCGCACGGCGTTCGGCCGGCATGTGGTGGCAGTGGGTTCCAATGAGGATGTGGCGCGCTATTCCGGCATTCCCGTCAACCGGGTGCGGACGCTGACCTATGTGATCCAGGGCATCTGCGTGGCCATCGCCGTGCTGGTCTATGTGCCGCGCCTCGGCGCCGCCACGCCGACGACCGGGCTTTTGTGGGAATTGCAGGCGATCACGGCCGTCGTCATCGGCGGCACGGCGCTGAAGGGCGGCGTCGGCCGGATCTGGGGCACGATCTGCGGGGCCGTCATCCTGGAGGTCGTCGGCAACATCATGGTGCTGTCGGATCTCGTCAGCGAGTACCTGATCGGCGCGGTGCAGGGCGCGATCATCATCATCGCCATGCTTGTGCAGCGCTCGCTGTCGCGGCGGCCATAG
- a CDS encoding ABC transporter substrate-binding protein: MRKLVLGLAAAALLAAGGAAGAQEKSVTMAVSIPAADHGWTGGVVFHAERAKKILEERYPGLKIIVKTSPDGASQANALEDLTTQGIDALVTLPHNSDELTDPIRQVKDKGVFVTVVDRALSDPTIQDLYVAGNNPELGRVAGEYIKEKLGSGDVVVIRGLPIVIDEERQKGFDEAIAGSNIKVLDRQFGNWSRDDAFKVMQDYLSKYPKIDAVWCQDDDMAVGVLEAIKQANRTDIKFVVGGAGMKDMIKRVADGDTMIPVDVLYPPAMIATAMELTASNFYDHIPTRGRYILDATLVTKDNAAEFYFPDSPF, encoded by the coding sequence ATGCGCAAGTTGGTTCTTGGCCTTGCGGCGGCAGCTCTGCTGGCGGCCGGCGGTGCGGCCGGTGCTCAGGAGAAGAGCGTCACGATGGCGGTCTCCATTCCCGCCGCCGACCACGGCTGGACGGGCGGCGTCGTCTTCCATGCGGAGCGCGCCAAGAAGATCCTCGAGGAGCGCTATCCGGGCCTGAAGATCATCGTCAAGACGTCGCCGGACGGGGCGTCCCAGGCGAACGCACTGGAAGACCTCACGACTCAGGGCATCGATGCCCTCGTGACCCTGCCGCACAATTCAGACGAGCTGACCGACCCGATCCGTCAGGTGAAGGACAAGGGTGTGTTCGTCACGGTGGTCGACCGTGCGCTGTCCGATCCGACGATCCAGGACCTCTACGTCGCCGGCAACAACCCGGAACTCGGCCGCGTGGCCGGCGAGTACATCAAGGAGAAGCTCGGCTCGGGCGACGTCGTGGTGATCCGCGGCCTGCCGATCGTGATCGACGAGGAACGCCAGAAGGGCTTCGACGAGGCGATCGCCGGCAGCAACATCAAGGTTCTCGACCGGCAGTTCGGCAACTGGTCCCGCGACGACGCCTTCAAGGTGATGCAGGACTACCTTTCCAAGTACCCGAAGATCGACGCGGTGTGGTGCCAGGACGACGACATGGCCGTCGGCGTGCTGGAGGCGATCAAGCAGGCGAACCGCACCGACATCAAGTTCGTCGTCGGCGGCGCCGGCATGAAGGACATGATCAAGCGCGTCGCCGACGGCGACACGATGATCCCGGTCGACGTGCTCTATCCGCCGGCGATGATCGCAACCGCCATGGAGCTGACGGCGTCCAATTTCTACGATCACATCCCGACCCGTGGCCGCTACATCCTGGATGCGACCCTGGTGACGAAGGACAATGCGGCCGAGTTCTATTTCCCGGATTCGCCGTTCTGA
- a CDS encoding metal ABC transporter solute-binding protein, Zn/Mn family translates to MRKLLLAAAAATALAALSGNALAAEKISVVAAENFYGDIAKEVGGSHVDVTSIISNPDDDPHLFEASPSTARALADAAIVVYNGADYDPWMGKLLSASPNPERADIVAAKLTGHKDGDNPHLWYDPATAPAVAAAIAAALEKKDPEHAADYAAGLARFDGSLTPVKAKIEEIKSRYKGVAVTATEPVFGYMAEALGFEMRNMAFQNAVMNDAEPTPSQVAAFENDLKSGAVKILFYNSQVTDSATERLLAIAKQGGVPVVGVTETAPAGKTFAAWMLGELDAVEAALKHSS, encoded by the coding sequence ATGAGAAAACTGCTTCTGGCGGCGGCTGCCGCCACGGCCTTGGCCGCGCTTTCCGGCAACGCTCTGGCCGCGGAGAAGATCAGCGTCGTCGCCGCCGAGAACTTCTACGGCGACATCGCCAAGGAAGTCGGCGGCTCTCATGTGGACGTGACGAGCATCATCTCGAACCCGGACGACGATCCGCACCTGTTCGAGGCCAGTCCCTCCACCGCGCGTGCGCTCGCCGACGCCGCCATCGTGGTCTATAACGGGGCGGACTACGATCCGTGGATGGGCAAGCTCTTGTCGGCTTCGCCGAACCCGGAACGCGCCGACATCGTCGCCGCCAAGCTCACCGGACACAAGGACGGCGACAACCCGCACCTCTGGTATGATCCGGCGACGGCGCCGGCCGTCGCCGCGGCGATCGCGGCGGCGCTGGAGAAGAAGGATCCCGAGCACGCCGCCGACTACGCGGCCGGCCTTGCCCGCTTCGACGGTTCGCTGACGCCGGTCAAGGCGAAGATCGAGGAGATCAAGTCGCGCTACAAGGGCGTGGCCGTGACCGCGACCGAGCCGGTGTTCGGCTACATGGCGGAAGCACTCGGCTTCGAGATGCGCAACATGGCCTTCCAGAACGCCGTGATGAACGATGCAGAGCCGACGCCTTCGCAGGTCGCGGCGTTCGAGAACGACCTGAAGAGCGGTGCGGTCAAGATTCTGTTCTACAATTCCCAGGTGACGGACAGCGCGACGGAGCGTCTGCTCGCCATCGCCAAGCAGGGCGGCGTTCCGGTGGTCGGCGTGACCGAGACGGCACCCGCCGGCAAGACTTTCGCCGCGTGGATGCTCGGCGAACTCGATGCGGTCGAGGCCGCCCTGAAGCACAGTTCGTGA